Below is a window of Chryseobacterium arthrosphaerae DNA.
CAATGGCAGTTATAAAGACTCTTCTCAAAACTGAAGTTTTATATTTTGATAAAAAAGATGTTGAACTTTTAATTCAGAAAGATATTTTCTGGCTCGGACTGGCAAAACACATATCCGATTTAGTTTTTTTGGATGCAAAGCAAAGGCTGGACGAGTTGTTTTTTTATACACCGGAAGAACGCTATCTCAATCTCTTGAAAAAGTCACCCGAAATTCTGAACAAAATTCCGCAAAAATATATTTCGTCATATTTAGGAATTACTCCACAATCGCTGAGCAGAATCCGGAAACGAATTTACTGATTCAAAAAATTACCTTAAGTGAACGTTTTTGGTTTTTCTGACCTTTAATTTTGTCTCATCATATAAATGCAATCACAATGAAAATAG
It encodes the following:
- a CDS encoding Crp/Fnr family transcriptional regulator gives rise to the protein MASAIQEKLAETLQISMERAEEFLEICYIVTYDKNKMIEPKNGVFDRLGFILNGAVRIYYINEKGEDISYLLQVNNDVIGDYASYITGKKSMAVIKTLLKTEVLYFDKKDVELLIQKDIFWLGLAKHISDLVFLDAKQRLDELFFYTPEERYLNLLKKSPEILNKIPQKYISSYLGITPQSLSRIRKRIY